One genomic region from Fulvitalea axinellae encodes:
- a CDS encoding glycoside hydrolase family 97 protein: MKNILSVFFLLFIAVTGKAEELKSPDNSFRLTFELKKNGTPTYDLYLDGKPVIKTSKLGLELKDTESLLSGFEVVSVTRNTFDETWQPVWGETKEIRNHYNEMEVALLQSETGRKMSIRFRLFDDGLGFRYEFPQQKNLDYFVIKEERTEFAMTGDHTAFWIPGDFDTQEYEYTKSRLSEIRGLFDKAFTGNVSQTAFSKTGVQTSLMLKTDAGLYINLHEAALVEYPAMHLNLDDETMVFESFLTPDARGDKGYMQAPRTTPWRTVIASKDAGDILTSNITLNLNDPCAYENTDWIKPVKYIGVWWEMITGKTDWSYTNDIPSVQLGVTDYKTVKRNPKHAANTENVMKYIDFAAEHGFDAVLVEGWNEGWEDWFGKSKDYVFDFMTPYPDLDLPKIRDYAKSKGVKMMMHHETSGSVRNYERHMDKAYQFMKDNGYNSVKSGYVGDIIPRGETHYGQWMVNHYLYAVEKAAEYEIMVNAHEAVRPTGLCRTYPNMIGNESARGTEYEAFVGTRPDHTTVLPFTRLIGGPMDYTPGIFEPDVSKINPDRHHNVNTTLARQLALYVTMYSPLQMAADLPETYEKHMDAFQFIKDVALDWDDTKVLEAEPGDYVTYARKAKGKEDWFVGRTNDEEARYSSIKFDFLTKGKKYIATVYSDAKDAHYKDNPKAYQIKKYVVSNRSKLKQFCAPGGGYAISIKAVTDKSETKGLPRL, translated from the coding sequence ATGAAGAATATACTAAGCGTTTTCTTCTTGCTTTTTATCGCCGTAACAGGAAAAGCGGAAGAGCTGAAATCACCCGACAATAGCTTCCGATTGACTTTTGAACTGAAGAAAAACGGAACCCCCACTTACGATCTTTACCTTGACGGAAAACCCGTAATAAAAACCAGTAAGCTTGGCCTAGAGCTGAAAGATACGGAATCGTTGCTTTCAGGCTTCGAAGTAGTGAGCGTGACACGCAACACTTTCGACGAGACTTGGCAACCCGTTTGGGGAGAGACAAAAGAGATTCGTAACCATTACAACGAGATGGAAGTCGCCTTGCTCCAAAGCGAAACGGGCCGTAAGATGTCTATCCGGTTCCGCTTGTTCGACGACGGGCTGGGCTTCCGTTACGAATTTCCCCAACAAAAGAATCTCGATTATTTCGTAATCAAAGAAGAGCGTACGGAATTCGCCATGACCGGCGACCACACCGCCTTCTGGATTCCCGGCGACTTCGACACGCAGGAGTATGAGTATACCAAATCTAGGCTGTCGGAAATCCGTGGGCTCTTTGACAAAGCCTTTACTGGAAACGTATCGCAAACGGCTTTCTCAAAAACCGGCGTGCAGACTTCCCTGATGCTGAAGACCGACGCGGGGCTTTACATTAACCTACATGAGGCCGCTTTGGTGGAATATCCCGCCATGCACCTGAATCTGGACGACGAGACTATGGTTTTCGAATCGTTCCTTACGCCGGACGCCCGTGGAGACAAAGGATATATGCAAGCGCCGAGAACCACTCCTTGGAGAACGGTTATCGCCAGCAAAGACGCCGGGGACATCCTGACCTCGAATATCACCCTAAACCTGAACGATCCTTGCGCATACGAAAATACGGACTGGATAAAACCCGTAAAGTATATCGGAGTTTGGTGGGAAATGATCACTGGCAAAACCGACTGGTCGTATACCAACGATATTCCCTCGGTACAGCTTGGCGTAACGGACTACAAAACTGTCAAAAGAAACCCTAAACACGCCGCCAACACCGAAAACGTAATGAAGTACATCGACTTCGCCGCCGAACACGGCTTTGACGCCGTATTGGTGGAAGGCTGGAACGAAGGCTGGGAAGACTGGTTCGGAAAATCGAAAGATTACGTATTCGATTTCATGACTCCGTATCCGGATTTAGACCTTCCGAAAATTCGTGACTACGCCAAGAGCAAAGGCGTCAAGATGATGATGCACCACGAAACTTCGGGCTCCGTACGCAACTACGAGCGCCATATGGACAAGGCTTACCAGTTCATGAAAGATAACGGCTATAATTCCGTGAAATCCGGTTATGTAGGCGACATCATCCCGCGCGGAGAGACGCACTACGGACAATGGATGGTAAACCACTATCTCTACGCCGTGGAAAAGGCCGCCGAATATGAAATTATGGTAAACGCCCACGAGGCCGTAAGACCGACGGGACTTTGCAGAACCTACCCGAACATGATCGGCAACGAATCTGCGCGCGGAACGGAGTACGAGGCCTTCGTAGGCACAAGACCAGACCACACCACCGTTCTTCCGTTTACACGCCTCATCGGCGGACCGATGGACTACACGCCGGGCATCTTTGAGCCGGACGTTTCAAAGATAAATCCGGATAGGCACCATAATGTCAACACTACGCTGGCAAGACAATTGGCGCTTTATGTAACCATGTACAGCCCGTTGCAGATGGCCGCCGACCTGCCGGAAACGTACGAGAAGCATATGGACGCTTTCCAGTTTATCAAAGACGTAGCCCTTGACTGGGACGATACGAAGGTGCTGGAGGCCGAGCCAGGAGATTACGTCACTTACGCCAGAAAAGCGAAAGGTAAAGAGGACTGGTTTGTAGGTCGTACAAATGACGAGGAAGCCCGTTATTCATCTATCAAATTCGACTTCCTTACCAAAGGCAAAAAGTATATCGCCACTGTATACAGCGACGCTAAAGATGCTCATTACAAGGACAACCCTAAAGCTTACCAGATCAAAAAATATGTGGTAAGCAACCGCTCAAAGCTCAAGCAATTCTGCGCTCCGGGCGGTGGCTATGCCATCAGCATCAAAGCCGTAACGGATAAGTCTGAGACCAAGGGATTACCTCGCTTGTAA
- a CDS encoding T3SS effector HopA1 family protein — MSFRYRERNPATGEKTKGVLRQGVSAESDFQRQQSNAVQMIQGSANKSPKIIQAGHYPARIIAPTYGYQLKGNELRPMKLLRLGIGHKVLASSIGVRKEGEGEEEKQWIRCVSDSSSLSFYVRSDFLEKTETSGSFGSMMGNLEKYWKNMRGVSSLRVDAAIDSVPLSKLLYGDMIKTWQPYYDSHRRKLPSPSDDDLLKGLIRLAKQRPEESKVRAEVVGEKSRTFAIGELDQPEAKEELKSKFMLFLAREKREELGKPNTERAMDEGFGKAQAMGRVHDMPFPHRIYLNVSVHAMLAVIKKLLPYLDNDRSDTGKPVLSYIGVAPFYHRTQRKDSVMLKTFTQEGFEQIIELVKSIQEHNPEFFRKDTIPMAEPVAPGISWAEDPRFEIPWEMDAQMTGRVRTFLEQLEEKLREEGKKTLSWNAVFHPHYREDIVRRAEQARRELDETDDSSLGMDKRNLWELATQAKAMFGLKFPKGAGEWLEKYVGQENEGRKKKTFLSHRAQALAEALKDDPACYEDLLRRMMGACTKRDIDFFEPHINRPPDIIRNDDMLVIEMGEGEETSVREVEGEARALSRTGLEREREERMRREFESPISTEPYNPPAREGATASFGTTDEEEPFWI; from the coding sequence ATGAGTTTCAGATACCGTGAGAGAAACCCCGCTACAGGCGAAAAGACAAAGGGCGTGTTGCGCCAGGGAGTCAGTGCGGAAAGCGACTTCCAGCGCCAGCAAAGCAACGCCGTTCAGATGATCCAAGGTTCGGCGAATAAAAGCCCCAAAATCATTCAGGCAGGGCATTATCCCGCCCGAATTATTGCGCCCACTTACGGTTATCAGCTAAAGGGGAATGAGCTTCGCCCGATGAAATTGCTTAGGCTTGGTATTGGCCATAAAGTTTTGGCCAGCAGTATCGGGGTAAGAAAAGAAGGGGAAGGAGAGGAGGAAAAGCAGTGGATCCGATGCGTCAGCGATAGCAGTTCCCTTTCTTTTTATGTGAGATCCGATTTTTTGGAGAAAACGGAGACTTCGGGTTCTTTCGGGTCAATGATGGGAAACCTTGAAAAGTATTGGAAAAACATGCGTGGCGTTAGTTCACTTAGGGTAGACGCGGCGATAGACAGTGTACCGCTTTCCAAGCTGCTTTATGGCGATATGATCAAGACTTGGCAACCGTATTATGATTCTCACCGTAGAAAGCTCCCCTCACCTAGTGACGATGATTTGCTGAAAGGATTGATACGACTCGCCAAACAAAGGCCCGAAGAGTCGAAAGTACGGGCGGAGGTTGTAGGGGAAAAGTCAAGAACCTTCGCGATAGGTGAGCTGGACCAGCCGGAGGCCAAAGAGGAATTGAAAAGCAAATTCATGCTCTTTTTGGCTAGGGAAAAAAGAGAAGAGCTAGGCAAACCGAATACCGAAAGGGCCATGGATGAAGGCTTTGGCAAAGCCCAAGCGATGGGCCGGGTTCACGATATGCCTTTTCCGCACCGGATTTATCTTAACGTTTCGGTTCACGCGATGCTTGCCGTTATCAAAAAGCTATTGCCTTATCTGGATAATGACCGATCCGACACCGGGAAGCCGGTATTGTCTTACATAGGTGTCGCTCCATTTTATCATCGGACACAACGTAAGGACAGCGTAATGCTCAAAACGTTTACGCAAGAGGGCTTTGAGCAAATTATCGAATTGGTGAAAAGCATACAGGAGCATAATCCCGAATTTTTCAGGAAAGATACCATCCCGATGGCCGAGCCCGTAGCGCCGGGAATAAGCTGGGCAGAGGATCCGCGTTTTGAGATTCCTTGGGAAATGGACGCCCAAATGACCGGTAGGGTTAGAACCTTTTTGGAACAACTGGAGGAGAAATTGAGGGAAGAAGGAAAGAAAACGCTTTCTTGGAACGCCGTGTTCCATCCGCATTACCGAGAGGATATAGTGCGCAGGGCTGAGCAGGCCCGCAGGGAACTGGATGAAACGGATGACAGCTCTTTGGGGATGGACAAGCGCAACCTTTGGGAGCTGGCCACACAAGCCAAGGCCATGTTCGGGCTAAAATTCCCGAAAGGCGCCGGCGAGTGGTTGGAAAAATATGTGGGGCAGGAGAACGAAGGACGCAAAAAGAAGACTTTCCTTTCGCATAGAGCCCAAGCCTTGGCCGAGGCGCTTAAAGATGATCCTGCTTGCTACGAAGATCTTTTGCGAAGGATGATGGGAGCCTGTACTAAGCGTGATATTGATTTTTTCGAACCGCATATCAATCGCCCTCCTGATATTATTCGCAATGATGATATGCTGGTGATAGAAATGGGTGAGGGAGAGGAAACATCAGTCAGGGAAGTGGAAGGCGAAGCCCGGGCGCTTTCCCGTACCGGGCTGGAACGCGAAAGGGAAGAGCGGATGAGAAGAGAATTCGAATCGCCGATTTCCACCGAGCCTTATAATCCGCCGGCGAGAGAGGGCGCTACTGCGTCGTTCGGGACTACGGACGAAGAGGAACCGTTTTGGATATGA
- a CDS encoding DUF6377 domain-containing protein produces the protein MRGKIIKYASIFLLCLISFGGFCQNSKNYLKELDQELNKRQEYVKIREQRINALKEVLAQTHDHKSRRPLLHQLYKAYAPFQIDSAYHYAKISEKIATKIGDPDLIIDDRFQLVQAYTLMGAYTLAFDALREIRPLIRNKGQLSAYYLLQKNLYGNLADYQYPNAVRNEYLVIKNRYLDSLVRSETHIHPLQKAEQLMVEKRYLNVVHTLLPYLDSLSLNNREYAFFSYTIAKAYQRLDNREMQIKYLALSAIADIRSAIKENVALRELALRLYMDGDIRKAYSYIQIALDDAVYSQAKLRTFEVWEILPLIGDAYQEAQRIRERNLLFFSIIATGLVAFLLVAVIMVRKQTGRLRYANKVIKDNNGRLKELNNELGQNKRHIEEVNNLLLAANQLQGEQIAHYLGLCSAYIAKIDNYRASLYRKAKSAPRDTLVDALKSKEIVDRELKQFYQNFDRAFLELYPDFVEALNALLKPEERITPKKDELLNTELRIFALIRIGISESAQIADFLRYSPNTIYNYRAKVKGKALASRKDFEAEVMKIGTID, from the coding sequence ATGAGAGGGAAGATAATTAAGTACGCATCGATTTTCTTGTTATGCTTAATATCGTTTGGCGGATTTTGCCAAAATTCGAAAAACTATCTCAAGGAACTCGACCAAGAACTAAATAAAAGGCAAGAGTACGTAAAAATCCGGGAACAACGTATCAACGCCCTCAAAGAAGTACTAGCGCAAACGCATGACCACAAAAGCCGGCGACCGCTCCTACACCAACTGTATAAAGCTTACGCCCCGTTTCAGATCGATTCGGCATACCATTACGCAAAGATCTCCGAAAAAATCGCCACTAAAATAGGCGATCCCGACTTGATTATCGATGACCGTTTCCAGCTTGTGCAAGCGTACACGCTTATGGGAGCTTATACTTTGGCTTTTGACGCTCTGAGGGAAATCCGTCCCCTGATCCGAAACAAAGGTCAACTTTCCGCATATTATCTCCTGCAAAAAAATCTTTACGGAAACCTGGCCGATTATCAATATCCGAATGCGGTTCGCAACGAATATTTGGTCATTAAAAACCGTTATCTTGATTCGCTCGTAAGATCCGAAACTCATATCCATCCCTTACAGAAGGCCGAACAGTTAATGGTTGAGAAAAGATACCTCAATGTGGTTCATACCCTGTTGCCCTATCTGGATTCCCTAAGTCTAAATAACCGAGAATACGCTTTCTTTTCCTATACTATAGCCAAAGCTTACCAGCGGTTGGATAACCGGGAAATGCAGATAAAATATCTCGCCCTTTCCGCCATAGCTGATATCCGGTCAGCCATCAAGGAAAACGTCGCGCTTAGAGAGCTTGCGCTTCGGCTTTATATGGACGGAGATATTCGCAAAGCCTATTCTTACATCCAAATCGCTCTGGACGACGCCGTTTACAGCCAAGCCAAACTCCGCACTTTTGAGGTGTGGGAAATTTTGCCACTAATCGGCGACGCTTATCAGGAGGCGCAAAGGATTCGCGAACGCAATCTGCTGTTTTTTTCCATCATCGCCACCGGTCTGGTCGCCTTTCTTTTGGTGGCCGTGATTATGGTCAGAAAGCAGACGGGCAGGCTCCGGTACGCAAACAAGGTGATTAAAGACAACAACGGAAGGCTGAAAGAACTGAATAACGAACTGGGCCAAAACAAACGGCATATCGAAGAGGTAAACAATCTGCTCCTTGCCGCAAACCAATTACAGGGCGAGCAAATCGCGCATTACTTGGGCCTTTGTTCGGCCTACATCGCCAAAATCGATAATTACAGGGCCTCTCTCTACCGCAAAGCCAAGTCCGCTCCGAGGGATACGCTCGTCGACGCCCTGAAATCGAAAGAAATAGTGGACCGGGAGCTCAAGCAATTTTACCAAAATTTCGACAGGGCTTTTCTGGAATTGTATCCCGACTTTGTCGAGGCTCTCAACGCGTTGCTTAAACCCGAAGAACGCATTACGCCCAAAAAGGACGAGCTGCTAAATACGGAGCTACGAATCTTTGCGCTGATCAGGATCGGGATTTCCGAAAGCGCGCAGATAGCTGATTTTCTCAGGTACTCGCCTAACACTATTTATAACTACCGGGCCAAGGTAAAAGGGAAAGCTTTGGCTTCCAGAAAAGATTTTGAAGCCGAAGTAATGAAAATCGGCACGATTGATTGA
- a CDS encoding RES family NAD+ phosphorylase encodes MRVFRLSRERYKDELSGYGASLNGQRWNSKGTEVVYTAQTRALANSEVAVHLALGILPKDYFMVEIDIPDSLRVLHLPVEELPTGWDSLPAQPASQVVGDRLVSENVYPVLRVPSVVVRGEFNFILNPRHADFGEIKIVETEPFPFDPRYFGR; translated from the coding sequence ATGAGGGTATTTCGCTTAAGCCGGGAACGGTACAAAGACGAGCTTTCGGGCTACGGCGCGTCACTGAACGGACAACGTTGGAACTCAAAAGGCACGGAAGTGGTGTATACCGCCCAGACCAGGGCTTTGGCCAACAGTGAGGTGGCGGTGCATTTGGCTTTGGGAATTTTGCCCAAGGACTATTTTATGGTGGAGATCGATATACCGGACTCTTTGCGGGTTCTGCATTTGCCTGTTGAGGAATTGCCCACCGGTTGGGATTCTTTGCCTGCGCAACCCGCCAGCCAAGTGGTGGGCGATAGGTTGGTAAGCGAGAACGTTTATCCGGTGCTCCGGGTGCCAAGCGTAGTGGTTCGTGGCGAGTTTAATTTTATCCTGAATCCCAGACATGCGGATTTTGGGGAGATAAAGATTGTGGAGACGGAGCCTTTTCCTTTTGATCCGAGGTATTTTGGGCGATGA
- a CDS encoding FecR family protein produces MKMESEKGNSENEMATWLEQALEREAMEKGRVPDREKLRQDTEELMEIWREVPVEEHRFSKETAKAQVFRRISAEKRRVWQMVMAGSVAACIVFIVGIFSAPYLVPSKDKELVVVELKDRATVLFAGGEALDLDNISTDEMTAKLGEGVYYDKEKRFLDLSKAIIGEREMRLLRNPRGKRMSVALADGSKVWLNAGTELRFPSRFKNKSRNVSVKGQAYFKVTKKGSPFFVNTKGMKVRVLGTEFGVKGYPGERRHITLVEGSVSLESENGKTVLKPSEQGVLVSGGKLKRRKVYVDEYVGWKNNRLIFKNKSFEELRPRLERWFDVTFVGSESLSRKDRFTGSFTENDGIDMVMELFLFNSDLKYEKNTNYVYIEK; encoded by the coding sequence ATGAAAATGGAATCGGAAAAAGGAAATAGTGAAAACGAAATGGCTACTTGGCTGGAACAAGCCCTTGAGCGGGAAGCCATGGAGAAGGGGCGTGTACCCGACCGGGAAAAGCTCCGCCAGGACACCGAAGAATTGATGGAAATCTGGCGGGAGGTTCCGGTTGAGGAGCATCGATTCTCTAAAGAGACGGCAAAGGCACAAGTTTTTCGACGGATATCGGCCGAGAAAAGGCGTGTCTGGCAAATGGTTATGGCAGGTAGCGTAGCGGCGTGTATCGTTTTTATTGTAGGTATTTTCTCGGCGCCTTATCTGGTTCCTTCAAAGGATAAGGAACTGGTTGTTGTCGAATTGAAAGACAGGGCTACGGTTCTTTTCGCCGGTGGTGAAGCTTTGGACCTGGATAATATTTCGACAGATGAGATGACCGCCAAATTGGGAGAAGGGGTTTATTATGATAAGGAAAAACGTTTTCTGGATTTGTCAAAGGCCATAATAGGTGAAAGGGAAATGAGACTTTTGCGAAATCCCAGAGGAAAACGAATGTCGGTAGCCTTGGCCGACGGATCGAAGGTCTGGCTTAACGCAGGGACAGAGTTGCGTTTTCCATCCCGTTTCAAAAACAAAAGCCGTAATGTTTCAGTCAAAGGCCAGGCTTATTTCAAAGTGACGAAAAAAGGTTCACCGTTTTTCGTGAATACGAAGGGGATGAAGGTCCGTGTATTGGGGACGGAGTTCGGGGTAAAAGGCTATCCTGGCGAAAGGCGCCATATTACTTTGGTGGAAGGGTCAGTGTCTTTGGAATCCGAAAACGGAAAGACCGTTTTAAAACCTTCGGAACAGGGCGTATTAGTTTCGGGAGGAAAGCTGAAACGAAGAAAAGTGTATGTGGATGAATATGTAGGCTGGAAGAACAACAGGCTCATATTCAAGAACAAAAGTTTCGAGGAACTAAGGCCAAGGTTGGAACGCTGGTTTGACGTAACTTTTGTGGGAAGTGAAAGCCTGAGCAGAAAGGACCGGTTTACGGGAAGCTTCACAGAAAACGACGGGATTGATATGGTAATGGAGCTTTTTCTTTTCAATTCCGATCTGAAATATGAGAAAAACACAAACTACGTGTATATCGAAAAATAG
- a CDS encoding formate/nitrite transporter family protein, with amino-acid sequence MGYLSPSEIGAAFIKSAKQKLKCSSFELFLLAIMGGAFVALGGLLSIVVGGGMPEVAANNPGLQKFIFGSVFPVGLIMVILSGADLFTSDCAIMTVTTLSKESKWAQLCRVWTVSYIGNFVGAILVAFLFAYKSGVITQEPFAQTAIDIAVGKTSNPFIKTFVKGIGANWLVCTAVWMAYSAKDNFGRIIGIWLPVMTFVTFGFEHSIANMFFIPTAVYLGADISWGTFITANLIPATLGNIVGGALFVGGYNWFLFVRGKEAKQGGNTNQSLISDRI; translated from the coding sequence ATGGGATACTTGTCACCTAGTGAGATTGGAGCGGCGTTTATCAAGTCCGCCAAACAAAAATTAAAATGCAGTTCGTTCGAGTTGTTTTTGCTTGCGATTATGGGCGGTGCCTTTGTGGCTTTGGGAGGCCTTCTTTCCATTGTGGTGGGAGGCGGAATGCCTGAGGTAGCGGCCAATAACCCCGGATTGCAGAAATTCATTTTCGGATCGGTTTTTCCAGTGGGGCTGATTATGGTGATCCTATCCGGCGCGGATTTGTTTACCAGCGACTGCGCCATCATGACGGTCACAACGCTGAGCAAAGAGTCTAAATGGGCGCAATTGTGTCGAGTATGGACCGTATCGTATATCGGTAACTTTGTGGGGGCGATATTGGTGGCATTTCTGTTCGCTTACAAATCCGGAGTGATTACGCAAGAACCATTTGCGCAGACGGCCATTGATATTGCGGTTGGCAAGACTTCGAATCCATTTATAAAGACCTTTGTCAAAGGAATTGGCGCTAACTGGTTAGTTTGTACGGCGGTTTGGATGGCTTATTCGGCGAAAGACAACTTCGGTAGGATAATCGGAATCTGGTTGCCGGTAATGACATTCGTTACTTTCGGCTTTGAGCACAGCATAGCGAACATGTTCTTTATCCCGACAGCCGTGTATTTGGGTGCGGACATCTCTTGGGGAACATTTATAACGGCAAACCTTATCCCGGCCACTTTGGGCAATATTGTGGGTGGAGCTCTCTTTGTGGGCGGGTATAACTGGTTCCTGTTTGTAAGAGGCAAAGAAGCGAAACAGGGAGGAAACACTAACCAATCACTGATAAGCGATAGGATTTAA
- a CDS encoding RNA polymerase sigma-70 factor — protein MFFINSNRFLLIQKRNKRKAYEELFDEFYEDLCRYVSQIVKSGDTAEDIVQDLFVELWNKPALDIRTSLKPYLFRAAFYRAVNVLNKKHEFFPGDSFLEMVQEESDNEDEKDSRLEQIRKAVEKLPLQRREVFCLSKYSGMSNQEIADYMGLSVRTVETHLYKSLKSLRKALAKEAVV, from the coding sequence ATGTTTTTTATTAATTCGAACAGGTTTCTTCTTATTCAGAAAAGGAATAAAAGAAAAGCGTATGAGGAACTTTTTGACGAATTTTATGAGGATTTGTGTCGTTACGTTAGCCAAATCGTAAAATCTGGCGACACCGCCGAAGACATCGTACAAGATCTTTTTGTGGAACTGTGGAACAAACCCGCTTTGGATATACGCACGTCTTTGAAGCCCTATCTTTTTCGAGCCGCATTTTATAGAGCGGTCAATGTGCTGAACAAGAAACATGAATTTTTTCCCGGTGATAGTTTTTTGGAAATGGTTCAGGAGGAATCCGATAATGAAGATGAAAAAGACTCGCGCCTTGAGCAAATCCGAAAGGCGGTAGAGAAGCTGCCTTTGCAACGCCGAGAAGTTTTTTGCCTGAGTAAATATTCTGGAATGTCTAATCAGGAAATTGCCGACTATATGGGCCTGTCTGTTCGCACGGTCGAAACCCACTTGTACAAATCCCTAAAAAGTTTAAGGAAAGCTTTGGCTAAAGAAGCTGTGGTTTAA